Sequence from the Pirellulales bacterium genome:
CCCAGCGCACGATCGCGTCCCAGACCGCGGCCGGCCAGCGGCCGAATCGCAGCGGCACGCCGGTCTGCTGGTTCCACGCCGACAACACGGGGGCGAGCCCCGCTGCGAGCAGAAACTCGGTCGAGATCAACGCGCCGAACGCGACGACGAATACCCCCAAGCTGAGGATTTCGTGAGGCGCTCCCTTCGTCCAATCGACGTCGAAGTAGTGCAGCGCCCCGGCGATCAGCGAAATGCGGATCGAGTTCATCAGCATCGCCCACAGGACGCCGGCCGCGGCCAGGGCGGCCAGGTGCAACGGGGGACGGTTGCGCCACACGCCGTAGATGACGGCGCAGGCGATCAGCGACTTCACCGAGACGATGCCGCTGCACGCCTCGTCGACGAACAACTCGCGCCCGGCCAGCAGCAAGGTGTTGCCGTCCATCAGGTGGGCCACGCCGACCAGATCGAGGATAAAGCTGCTCAACCGGCTGCTGGCCAATTGCAGCTTGGCGACCAGTTGCTGTTCGAGCCCCAACGGCAGGGGCAGCACGAGCCACAGCAGCAGCCAAATTCCCCACAGGTACGTCACGCGGCGATAGCGGCCCACAAGCGCCAACCCCGCGGCGGCCAGCACGATCAGCGACGCCATCGACGCCCAGGGGTTGTACAACAAACCCGCTCCCGCCAGCGACGCCCAGGCGAGCGCCGTCAGGGCGCGGCTGGCCCGCACGGGCCGATCGGCCCCGGGCGCCGGCGCAGGATCGGCCTCCTGCCAGCGGACGTACAACAGTCCGCCGAAGGCCGCGAACACGAACGGAAAATACTGAGACTGCGGCGACGACCACAGTTGCTGAAAAAACGCCGCAAGCATCGGGGCGTACGCCGCGGCCACAGCGACGGCCGCCGCGATCAACACGGTCCGTGGGACGATGCGTCCTTCGGCGGGGTCGGCGTTCCACGAAAGGGTCGTCATGCAACCAGATATTCAGCAGCGAGGAGAGGCCAGCCGACGAAAGTGGCTTGGGAGCAGCGCCCGTCGGCGCAATTGGAAGACTTCATCATACACTGCCGCAGGAAAAACGATCCCCCGCGACGGACTCTTCGCGGCCTAAGTCGGGACGTCGGAATCTGCGGGTTGTGCGCCCTGGGCGACCTCGGCGGCGGGTGGTCCGACTTCCGGTCGGCCTACCGCCGGAGGGGCGACCGGGGCGCCGAGTCGGCCCGCCGCGAGGAACACCCCGACGGTCGTTTCATAGGCGGCCTTCATCCGCGCGTAGAGGACGCCTCCCCGTCCGTCGAAGATCGCCCGTTTAACCAACAGGAGATGCATCATCCGCAGCCAGCCGCGAGCCGGCATGCGGTAACTTAGGCGCTTGATCGCTCGTCGCCGTTCAATCCCGCTCCCCAGCGCGATCGCCCGCAGATCGCCGCCCGTCGAGCCGTCGCCGGCGAGAAACTCCTCGGCCTCCTGCCGTGCGTAGCGCGCGTGTTTGACGAACCAATCTTCCAGCCCCTTGGAAAACGGATCGTGCAAGTACGGCGAGCGCAATCGGCCAAGTTCGCCGGCGGTCGATTCGCGCTGGCCGTGGCCGGAATCGCAAAATCGAAGTCGGCGCTTGTGAAACAGTCGCACTTGGTAAGCCGGATACTCGCCGGAGTAGCGCAGCCAGCGGTTCCCCCACATTAGTTTGCTGGGGACGTAGTACCCGGCCTTCTCGTTCTGCGGAGTCGCCAGCGAGCGAATCTCCTCGACCAACTCGGGCGTGAATCGTTCGTCGGCGTCGAGGTGAAACACCCAGTCGTGCCGCAAGTCGAGGGAGTCGATCGTCCAATTTCGCTGCTGCCCGAACGAGCGAAATTCATTGTGACTGACGATCGCCCCGCAGCTGCGAGCGATGGCGACGGTGTCGTCGGTCGAGCCCGAATCGACGACATGCACGTCTTCCACGACTCCCGCCAACGAATCAAGACACCCCGGCAAGTTGCCGGCCTCGTTCTTGCA
This genomic interval carries:
- the xrtU gene encoding exosortase U; this encodes MTTLSWNADPAEGRIVPRTVLIAAAVAVAAAYAPMLAAFFQQLWSSPQSQYFPFVFAAFGGLLYVRWQEADPAPAPGADRPVRASRALTALAWASLAGAGLLYNPWASMASLIVLAAAGLALVGRYRRVTYLWGIWLLLWLVLPLPLGLEQQLVAKLQLASSRLSSFILDLVGVAHLMDGNTLLLAGRELFVDEACSGIVSVKSLIACAVIYGVWRNRPPLHLAALAAAGVLWAMLMNSIRISLIAGALHYFDVDWTKGAPHEILSLGVFVVAFGALISTEFLLAAGLAPVLSAWNQQTGVPLRFGRWPAAVWDAIVRWGDPLRTNRKPPADDVAPVAAAASAVPAGVLRLLRTATIAFGALAVAQFGFLAWAWFNPTTAHAHVASATTLAESSLPEQLAGTARVGFEETKRERGDVIFGEFSRTYQYQGPSGERYVVSCDFPFSQGWHELTICYSGAGWEVARRDWSTEEIGDQTWTAVEVDLAKPDGARAFVSWSMFDEFGEPVSPPMGAIRDQLWRLLVRRHPLAPSRQMFQVQVLVAAPGELADETKQIARRLLHEARTHLLRQVIQGSPATAESASDSPAEPTQATAAPQS
- a CDS encoding glycosyltransferase family 2 protein gives rise to the protein MNEHSAKPASCEPLPLSVVILCKNEAGNLPGCLDSLAGVVEDVHVVDSGSTDDTVAIARSCGAIVSHNEFRSFGQQRNWTIDSLDLRHDWVFHLDADERFTPELVEEIRSLATPQNEKAGYYVPSKLMWGNRWLRYSGEYPAYQVRLFHKRRLRFCDSGHGQRESTAGELGRLRSPYLHDPFSKGLEDWFVKHARYARQEAEEFLAGDGSTGGDLRAIALGSGIERRRAIKRLSYRMPARGWLRMMHLLLVKRAIFDGRGGVLYARMKAAYETTVGVFLAAGRLGAPVAPPAVGRPEVGPPAAEVAQGAQPADSDVPT